Within the Clostridia bacterium genome, the region ATGCCGAAAGTATTATTCGTTGGCTGATAATAATCGTATTCTATCACAGGGACATCTTTTGAGTCCAAAAGATCAAGATCTTACAAATTATCTTCATGATTTGATTAATGCAGGTGTAACTTCATTTAAGATTGAGGGACGAATGAAACGTCCTGAATATGTAGCACAAGCAGTTAAAACTGTAAAAAGAGCTTTGGAACAAGGAATACCTGAGGAAAATGAAATAGATAATTTGAAAATGATGTTTAATCGAGGCGGATATTCTGAAGGTTATTTGAAAGAAAAGCCTAATTATGGAAGCTTGATTTTTCCTTCTCATCCTGCGCATCTTGGCAAAAAAATAGGTACTATTGCCAATATGGTAAAAGATACTGCTATGATTAATTCTGGATATCAGATAAAAAATAATGATGGTTTTAAAATTTTTCGAAGCGGTATAGAAACAGGCAATGCCTATGGGTATAATGGTATTTTAAAATTTAAAGGAGATGTTAAAAAAGGGGATGAAGTTCATATTACATCGTCCGCATCTCTAATACAACAATTAAATGAATTTAAAAGAAAATTACCCATAGATATTAATGTAACAATAAGTTCTCATAACCCAATTAAAATTATTGCAAAAAGTCAAGAACAAAAAATAGAATATAATTCAGATTATATAGTTCAACCGGCAAATAATGCAGCGATAAGTATACATGATATAAAAGAAAGCATTTCAAAACTAAATGACACAGAATTTGCTTTAAATGAACTTAATATTGAACTAAATGAAAAAGTTTTTGTCCCAAAATCTATTCTCAATAATTGCAGAAGGGAGGCTGTTGAGACGTTAAGAAGGGCAATAATAGGAATCAATAAGCCAAATCATAATACTATTTCTAATAGAGTACTATGTCAAAACAACAATTCTAGTTATACTGATGATAAAAAACCTCAAAAATTGCTTCAATTCTCTACTCTTAGATATTTAAACGATAAATTTTTGCATTATGGAGATATTTTTATATATAATCCAGATAACTATTCTAGCTTATCATGTAAGCCAGAATTTTTAAAACCGATATATCTAAACTTTCCTGTTATATGCAATAATAGAGATTTGGAACTTTTGAAATCTAAAATAGATATTATTAAGACCTATGACGGAATAGTAGCTAATAATATTTTTTGTCTGCAATTTGCAAAAGAATGGGGCTTAAAATGTATTGCAGGAACAGGATTAAATATCTTTAATCATTATAGCAAGCAAAATATCAATGCTGATTATTATATAGCTTCGCCTGAAAACTCTAATGAATTAAAAGATATGTTCTTATATTCATACGGCAAATTTGCTTTGATGACTGTCAAGTTTTGTCCGTTTTCAGTATCTAATCAAACTGATTGCAAAAAATGTTTATATAAGACTGATGTTAAATATATAGATGATCATAACAAAAAACTCAAAATAAGACGCATCAAGCTGTCTAGATGCTATTTTCAGCTATTGGACGATGAGGGTTTATATTTGCCATCAGCTGAAAGAGGAAACCTTGTTTTTTTTGATTTTACAGATTATAATGAAAAAGATATAGTTAATTTTCTAGAAACTTATCAAAAAACTGAGTTTAAGAAAAATTATTTTTCCAAGGTCAAATAATTTGGAGTACAAATGACTTCTCAAAAAGTTCTTAATGTAATTGAATTTGACAAGATATTAAACATAGCTTCTTCTTATGCCGTATCAGATATTGGCAAAGAGTTTTTATTATCAACTTTACCTGTCGATGATTTTGAACAAGCCAATCAATATCTAGATCAAACTTATGAAGCATATCGAATTTTATATGAAAAATCTATTGATCCTATTGGTTCTTTTGACGATATAGAAGAATTAATTTCTAAAGCCAAAATTAATGCTATATTAAGTTGTGCTGATCTATTAAAAATCGGAAGAAGTTTAAAGAGTGTTCAAAGAATTATCGCAAAAATCAAACCTTTGGGAGAAGAATTTAGACTTATTCAAAATATCGTTGCTGATATGACTAATATTAAGTCGCTTTCAGAAGATATTGAAGTTTCAATTTTAGATGAAAATGAGGTCAGTGACGGAGCATCAGAAAAACTTGCGTCAATAAGACGAAAAATTGCCGCAAGCAAAGCAAATATCAAAGAAAAGCTCAACAGTATAATAAGATCTTCAACATATTCAAAATACCTTCAAGACAACATTATTACTGTGCGTAATGATCGTTTTGTTATTCCAGTAAAAAACGAGTATCGGGGAGAAATTAACGGATTATTGCATGATCAGTCTGCAAGCGGTGCTACTGCGTTTATAGAACCTATGCAGGTTGTTGAATTAAACAATCAGTTGAAATCTCTATTAATAGATGAACAGATAGAAATTGAAAGAATATTGACTGCGCTTACTTTGCAGGTAAATAATAACGCTGATGTTTTATTGAAAAATCAAAAAGCATTAATTTTGCTGGATGCAATATTTGCAAAAGCACGATATGCAGAACATATAAAAGCAATAAGACCGATATTAAAAACAGATTATGATATCAAAATTGTTCAAGGAAGACATCCATTAATTGCAGCCGAAAAGGTGGTGCCTATTGATATTGAATTAGGCGGAAAACACAAAATTTTGATAATTTCAGGTCCCAATACAGGCGGAAAAACTGTAACTTTAAAAACTGTCGGACTTTTTTCAGTAATGGCAGCAAGCGGCTTTATGTTGCCTGCAAAAGAAGTTTCAATGCCTGTATTTGAAAGCCTTTACTGTGATATAGGCGATTTTCAAAGCATAGAAAATTCTTTGAGTACTTATTCGTCGCATATTCAAAATCTTGTTAATATTACTGACAATATGTCGGCAGGATCTTTGGTTTTGATAGATGAAATTGGAGCAGGAACAGATCCTTCAGAAGGGGCTGCTCTTGCCATAGGAATTATCAAATATATGTTGAAAATAGGCGTTTTGGGCATTGTAACTACGCATTACTCAGAATTAAAAGAATTTTGTTTGACAAACCCTAACATCAGAAACGCATCAATGGAATTTGACTTTAAAACTCTGTTGCCGACATATAAGATTATGATGGATTTACCTGGCACAAGCAATGCACTTGCAATTGCTAGACATCTAGGATTAAATTCTGAAATTTTAAATGATGCTAAAAATGCGATTGATGAAGAGAAGCATAATTTTGAAAATGTTTTGAGACTTGCGCGTTCTTTAAAATCTCAAGCGGAAAAAGAGTATGAAGAGGCGAAAAAAGAGCGCGAAAAGTTACAAGAAGAAATTCAAGAAATTGCTAAAGAAAAAGAAAGGATAACTCAATTAAGAGAAAAAATAAATAATCAAGCTGATCGCGAAGTTAAAGAGATCATAATGAAAAAAACAGCCCAAGCCAATGATTATTTAGAGCGGTTAAAAGAAATTGTCAATAAAGCTGAGCTGGATGAAAGCGAAATTTTAAAAGCCAAGCAGTTAAGAACGGCTATAGAAAATCAGCTTTATGATAATTCTTCAGAAAATGTTGACTATAACGAAGTAAGACCGATTAATGAAAAAGAAATACAAGTCGGCATTAATGCCTATATAAAAACACTTCAAAAAGAATGCGTGATTTTGTCTTTACCTGACCGTAAAAATTGTGTTGATGTAAGTGTAGGCAATATGCGGCTAAATATAAAATTGGAAGATTTAGGAGTTTTGAAACATCCTACTATTAAGTCTGAAAAAAAAGAGTCAATAATCTTAAAAAGAGCTGCATCCAAAAATAATGTAACTGTTTCCGATAGTCCAGTCACTTATGTTTCAAGCGAAATTAATCTTTTGGGTAACACAGTTGATGAAGCTGTCGCTAAGCTTGATGTTTTTTTAGATAATGCTGTTAGAAATGGACTTAATGAAGTAAAAATTGTTCATGGCAAGGGAACAGGTGCTTTGAGACGAGGTGTGCATGACTACTTGAAAATCAATAGATTAGTGTCAGGATTCCGTCTTGGTATGAATAACGAAGGTGGAAGCGGTGTTACAATTGTAACGCTTAGTTGATGACTTTTTTATCAATTTGTATTATGATATTAGTTAATGGTGATTATTTATGGTAGAAACTTATTTTGAACAATATAATTCGCTAGAAAATCCTAATATTAATAAGGGTAAGAAAATCTTTTTTACGATTTTGTACTATACCTTTATTGTGTTAGGTGTTATTTTAATCTTTTTACTTTTTAGCCTTCCTTTGTTTCCCGAAGAAATGCCTGTATATCAAATGTTATTAGGTGTTTTGATTTGGATGATTATGCCTATATCATTGTTTATAGGGGCATTTTTTGTAAAAAAGATATTAAATAATATAAATCCAGTTTTTGATTATGTTCTCAACGGAAGAGATTTTTATATAATGCGAATATTTAACAATAATAAAAGAAAGAAGTTTTTAGAGATAAATGTGTCTTCAATGACAGCAATCGGCAAGATATCTTTAGAAAGTTATGAGAGATATGCAGCAGACCCAAATATAAAAAAGATGTATGCACTTACCAATCCTCAAAATGAAGATAATATTTATTATCTGTTTTATAATGATACTGACAAGAAAATATTATTACATTTTGAACCCAATGAGGAATGTTTATTAAATATTAGAAGAACAATCGGCAGAGATATAATATCCAGAAAATAAAGGCACAATATTAACATGATTTACTTAGACAATGCGGCAACAACCAAAATGTATTCTGAAGTTCTAGATATTTATAAAGAATTTGGTTGCGATAATTTTTTTAACCCCTCAGCACTATACAAGCAATCACTTGATGTCGCTATAAAAATCAGACAGGCAAAAGCTACTTTGGCTCAATTTTTTGGCGGAAACTCTGATGAAATAATCTTTACAGCCAGTGCTACTGAGGCCAATAATAT harbors:
- a CDS encoding U32 family peptidase, with translation MHHYDPNIEILAPAGNEDSLKAAIDYGANAVYLGVGQYNARSNAQNFSLDNLSKWIDYAHLFGVKVYLTLNILLNDHELKQCFDTAISAHNMGVDAVIVQDIGLFSVLHQCAPEIKIHCSTQMGIHNSLAAKWAKEHGAARVVLSRESSLEDIKSISKVGIEIEHFVLGALCVCFSGNCYYSSRVSGLSGNRGKCLQLCRKYYSLADNNRILSQGHLLSPKDQDLTNYLHDLINAGVTSFKIEGRMKRPEYVAQAVKTVKRALEQGIPEENEIDNLKMMFNRGGYSEGYLKEKPNYGSLIFPSHPAHLGKKIGTIANMVKDTAMINSGYQIKNNDGFKIFRSGIETGNAYGYNGILKFKGDVKKGDEVHITSSASLIQQLNEFKRKLPIDINVTISSHNPIKIIAKSQEQKIEYNSDYIVQPANNAAISIHDIKESISKLNDTEFALNELNIELNEKVFVPKSILNNCRREAVETLRRAIIGINKPNHNTISNRVLCQNNNSSYTDDKKPQKLLQFSTLRYLNDKFLHYGDIFIYNPDNYSSLSCKPEFLKPIYLNFPVICNNRDLELLKSKIDIIKTYDGIVANNIFCLQFAKEWGLKCIAGTGLNIFNHYSKQNINADYYIASPENSNELKDMFLYSYGKFALMTVKFCPFSVSNQTDCKKCLYKTDVKYIDDHNKKLKIRRIKLSRCYFQLLDDEGLYLPSAERGNLVFFDFTDYNEKDIVNFLETYQKTEFKKNYFSKVK
- a CDS encoding endonuclease MutS2: MTSQKVLNVIEFDKILNIASSYAVSDIGKEFLLSTLPVDDFEQANQYLDQTYEAYRILYEKSIDPIGSFDDIEELISKAKINAILSCADLLKIGRSLKSVQRIIAKIKPLGEEFRLIQNIVADMTNIKSLSEDIEVSILDENEVSDGASEKLASIRRKIAASKANIKEKLNSIIRSSTYSKYLQDNIITVRNDRFVIPVKNEYRGEINGLLHDQSASGATAFIEPMQVVELNNQLKSLLIDEQIEIERILTALTLQVNNNADVLLKNQKALILLDAIFAKARYAEHIKAIRPILKTDYDIKIVQGRHPLIAAEKVVPIDIELGGKHKILIISGPNTGGKTVTLKTVGLFSVMAASGFMLPAKEVSMPVFESLYCDIGDFQSIENSLSTYSSHIQNLVNITDNMSAGSLVLIDEIGAGTDPSEGAALAIGIIKYMLKIGVLGIVTTHYSELKEFCLTNPNIRNASMEFDFKTLLPTYKIMMDLPGTSNALAIARHLGLNSEILNDAKNAIDEEKHNFENVLRLARSLKSQAEKEYEEAKKEREKLQEEIQEIAKEKERITQLREKINNQADREVKEIIMKKTAQANDYLERLKEIVNKAELDESEILKAKQLRTAIENQLYDNSSENVDYNEVRPINEKEIQVGINAYIKTLQKECVILSLPDRKNCVDVSVGNMRLNIKLEDLGVLKHPTIKSEKKESIILKRAASKNNVTVSDSPVTYVSSEINLLGNTVDEAVAKLDVFLDNAVRNGLNEVKIVHGKGTGALRRGVHDYLKINRLVSGFRLGMNNEGGSGVTIVTLS